GAAGCAAAACAACCTAACTCTGCTATTCGTAAATGTGTACGTGTTCAATTAATTAAAAACGGTAAACAATTAACTGCTTTCGCACCAGGTGACGGAGCTATTGGTTTTATTGATGAACACGATGAAGTGATGATTGAAGGAATCGGTGGACCATCCGGAAGATCTATGGGAGATATTCCTGGAGTTCGTTGGAAAGTTTCCAAAGTAAATAATGTAGCTTTATCAGAAATGGTAAGTGGAAAAATAGAAAAACCTGTAAGATAAGGTGGTTATGTTTATGAGTAAATTATTTGATAAATGGGATCTCGATGAAGTAAAAGTTGAGGACTTAGGTTTAGTAAAATATATCTGCTTAGATGAAACTTTAGTTCCACATACTTCTGGTAGACATGTAAAAAGACAATTCGCAAAATCTAAAGTATCTATTGTTGAAAGATTAATGAACAAAATCATGAGAACCCATCTTAATTCTGGTAAGAAAAACAAAGCTTATCTCATTGTAAAAGAAGCTTTAGAAATCATTAACAGAAGAACTAAACAAAATCCTGTTCAAGTTTTAGTTAAGGCTGTTGAAAATACTGCTCCTCGTGAAGAAACTACCCGTATTAAATACGGTGGTATTGGATACCAGGTTGCGGTGGATATTTCTCCACAAAGAAGAGTGGATCTTTCATTAGGTTTCTTGACTAGAGGTACTTTACAATCTTCATTCAAAAACAGAAGGTCTGTTGCTGAATGTTTAGCTGATGAATTAATTCTTGCATCTGAAGAAGATTCAAGAAGTTTCGCTTTAAGAAAAGCTGAAGAGAAAGAAAGAGTTGCTAAAGCAGCACACTAATCATATTTATGTTTTTTAGGTGGTTATTTTGAGTAGAAGAGACAAAATGATTGCAAAAATCAAAGAATTGATGTATAAACCTGATCAAATCAGAAACATTGGTATTTGTGCTCACATCGATCACGGTAAAACTACTTTATCTGATAACTTACTTGCAGGTGCAGGAATGATTTCCGAAGAACTTGCAGGGGATCAAAGATATTTGGATTTTGATGAACAAGAACAAGCACGTGGTATTACTATTGATGCAGCTAACGTATCTATGGTGCACGATTACAAAGACGATGAATATTTAATTAACTTAATTGATACTCCAGGTCACGTTGACTTTGGTGGGGACGTAACTCGTGCTATGAGAGCTGTAGACGGTGCAGTAGTTGTTGTTTGTGCTGTAGAAGGT
The DNA window shown above is from Methanobrevibacter sp. and carries:
- a CDS encoding 30S ribosomal protein S7; this encodes MSKLFDKWDLDEVKVEDLGLVKYICLDETLVPHTSGRHVKRQFAKSKVSIVERLMNKIMRTHLNSGKKNKAYLIVKEALEIINRRTKQNPVQVLVKAVENTAPREETTRIKYGGIGYQVAVDISPQRRVDLSLGFLTRGTLQSSFKNRRSVAECLADELILASEEDSRSFALRKAEEKERVAKAAH
- a CDS encoding 30S ribosomal protein S12 — translated: MPGLFAAKKLKKNRQNFKWKDVDYKRRALRLDVKADPLEGAPQARGIVIEKVGIEAKQPNSAIRKCVRVQLIKNGKQLTAFAPGDGAIGFIDEHDEVMIEGIGGPSGRSMGDIPGVRWKVSKVNNVALSEMVSGKIEKPVR